TGGCTGGCTTTTGTAGTACAGGACATATTCACTGTCTGTACCGTTTGCAtaacataagaaaaacacaatttcacactCTGGATTCCCAGGGGAGGCAGCACCCAGACAGGCCTGGCGCTCAAGTACATCCTAAGGAAAGGTTTTCCAGGCGGTCGTAATTCTTCCTCTGTGGCCCGGATCGCCGTCCTCTTAACAGATGGGAAGTCTCAGGGTAACGTGGTGCAGGCAGCTGCACAGCTTAAAGAGTCTGGTGTGATCTTGTTTGCCGTTGGCCTGCGCTATCCCAGGTACATCTGATGGTGGGGGGGGTAATCATTCCCAGGGATAACTCTCTTAATGAATTATTTAGTTCTTTTTGAGGGAAAGGCTTTGTGAGTGTTTCCTCTGTTATAGATGGGAGGAGCTACATGCTGTAGCCAGCGACCCGATGGAAAGCCACGTTTTCTTTGCAGAGCATTTCTACGATGCCGTCAACGGCCTGTACACCGCGCTGACCACCTTCTCTGTCTGCAACGCCACACCAGCAGGTGGAACTCCTCCACAACACTTTGTTGTTGCACTGTTGTAGAAATATGCTACACATGCTCATTATCATAGATGATTTAAAAGTTCTTAAATGTGAGAGAACCTCACAAAAGGGAGAGTCATAAGATGATCTTTCTCTTGCACTCTCTAGCTCTTCTCCTTTCCACAAATATCCCTTTCTTTGTAACACCAATCCCACCCCTCATGCTCTATTGTCCAGGCTGTCAGATGGAGTCGTATCCCTGTGAAAGGAAGACACTGGAGACGGTGAAAGAGCTGCAGGGGAATTTCATGTGTTGGAAAGGCTCTAAGGGTTATTCACCATACACATCACTCTGTCCCTACTACAGGCAAGTGTCTCTCGCACTCTCACAAAttcactgaaaccaaacacAGCTTCACATCAAAATCTATATAATTCTACAATATGATCGTCCCTGCAAATTAAactaaacaactaaacaaagaaaatgtagtTGGTTGAGATTTTGGTTTGGTTCAGTTTGGTTTGATTTCCCTGCTGCCCAACATGCACTTTAATGAAGAAACCACAGAAAAAGGATTATGAAATGCAGCTTGATGTCTTTGTCAGCCTCTGAAACAAAAGTCTGTGCTTGGAGCCAAGTGAGTTGCTCTTTTCTCTCATTCGGTGGTGGAACAGGGCAATTTTCCACATGTTAATCTGTTGTGTCACTGTGAGGGACGAGCAAGTGTAACTCTGTCAGATCCCCCCATGGCAAATCAAAAAAGCCTCTTACAAAATTAATTTCACAGAACATTACAACTTCACCACAGTGAAATGGCCTGAGGCAAGCAGAGCTCTGAAAGCCATTGCAACTTTTCTCTTTGAAATGCCCCCTGTGTCTTATTAATATACTTAATACTAAAGCTGACAGtaacattaataatttttaGGTGGTGAATTAAatatgctgctgctttttatgagactttaaaactgttttataaaatcagatgtaaaactcatgaaaaaaaaagtcacaaatgcaATTAATTACATGGTCAAAGggagatacttttttttttttttttttttttttccaaactgacaaaatatgtaaatctgtgtgttgtAGGTACAGTAAGGTATACAAGAGACACCAGACAGTGTGCCATCGGACTATCTGTCCAGGTGACAGCCTTCCTTTGAATCCAGCTTCCTTCTTGTTTTAAAGATAGTGTGTTTGTTGACGTGTGTGCTGCTCATTTCCTGCCACTCTGTCTGTAGATCCCTGTGACTCTCAGCCCTGTCTGAACGGTGGAACATGTGTGTCAGAAGGTCCGGAGGGCTACCGCTGTGTGTGTCCACCTGGCTATGGAGGAGACCCGCACTGTGGTTTGTTCACTCATCTCTTTGCCCACTGTGGCTCACAGCACACTTTAATGCAGAGATCAAACTAACCCTTAACCCTCCATCCCTCTTCAGCTCCTGCATTGTCACTGGACTGCTCTGTGGATCTGCTCTTTCTGTTGGAGGGCTCTGCCACGCTCACCTTGGAGGGCTTCCACCGGCTCAAGTCCTTCTTAAAGCGTTTCCTGCAAACAGTGATCGGGCCTGACTGCCCCAGTAAAGTTGGGCTGGCCGTGTTTGGTGGAGAGGCCCAAGTGGAAGCCCCTGTGGGCAAGTTTAAAGGGGACACCAGGGGTCTGCTCAAGGCAGTGGACACGCTTCAACCAATCGGTGGCGAGACCAGGACAGGCCACGCACTTCGTTACGTCACACGCCACGGCTTCGTGAGCTCACAAGTCTTTGCCGATATCGCAGATGACCTTCCCCGTGTAGTGGTGACGCTCACTGCCACCCCTGCTGTCGACGACGTGGTAGAGCCTTCAAAATATGCACGGGACAGAGAGATCTTCCTTATAGGGGTGGGACCAGACTACTTAAAGGAACAGCTGAATAATATCACAGGAAATCCCCAGAGGACTCTTACCTACACATCCCCTGACAGGTTCACTGCCAAGATCCCTGAGCTCAAAGCCAAGATCTGCAGTGTGGACACACAAGGTAGCCAATAGGCATCACggcacagtcacacacacacactttaatttcATATAATATTCTGCCCAGACTATGGAAGATCCAAATTGTGTTCTGGATCCAGTTATTACAAGTGTGAATAATGCTGTTAGTTATTCATTTTGAAACCCTGCTtctcattataaataaaaatttgttccttcttttgttttccagggtGTCTGGGACAAGCGGTGGACCTGGTGTTTGCCCTGGATGCCTCTGGCGGCGTTGGTCGTGATAACTTCGCCACCCTGCGTGACTTTGTTCGGAGCCTCACCGTACAGTTCGACATCAACCGTGACGTAGCCCAAATGGCACTTGTCACTTATGGACGGAAACCCACCACAGTCTTTGACCTGGACACCCATGAGACAGGCTCTGACATCCTCAAAGGGGTAGGCAATGCCAACTACGTGGGTGGCATGGCCTCCACCGGTGCTGCTTTGCTCCATATCCACTCCAGCGTCCTGACTGTGGCTCAAGGCGCACGGCCTGGAGTCAACAAGGCTGTAGTGGTGGTAACTGATGGGTCAGGTGGGGACGATGCTGCTGTGCCAGCGCAAAAGATCCGAGACAATGGagtttctctgtttgtggtCGGTATTGGAGATGTGCAGAGGCAGAGGCTGCTGCAG
Above is a genomic segment from Echeneis naucrates chromosome 19, fEcheNa1.1, whole genome shotgun sequence containing:
- the vwa2 gene encoding von Willebrand factor A domain-containing protein 2, yielding MHPDIHLSFLIALLLIQVQQGAAVQEIQTSHENILKINSAGENMQCSAAMDILFLMDGSYSVGKGGFERSKHYAIKLCQALDIGPDKVRVGLIQFGSTPRLEISLDACTTKLELRKHMKKISYRGGSTQTGLALKYILRKGFPGGRNSSSVARIAVLLTDGKSQGNVVQAAAQLKESGVILFAVGLRYPRWEELHAVASDPMESHVFFAEHFYDAVNGLYTALTTFSVCNATPAGCQMESYPCERKTLETVKELQGNFMCWKGSKGYSPYTSLCPYYRYSKVYKRHQTVCHRTICPDPCDSQPCLNGGTCVSEGPEGYRCVCPPGYGGDPHCAPALSLDCSVDLLFLLEGSATLTLEGFHRLKSFLKRFLQTVIGPDCPSKVGLAVFGGEAQVEAPVGKFKGDTRGLLKAVDTLQPIGGETRTGHALRYVTRHGFVSSQVFADIADDLPRVVVTLTATPAVDDVVEPSKYARDREIFLIGVGPDYLKEQLNNITGNPQRTLTYTSPDRFTAKIPELKAKICSVDTQGCLGQAVDLVFALDASGGVGRDNFATLRDFVRSLTVQFDINRDVAQMALVTYGRKPTTVFDLDTHETGSDILKGVGNANYVGGMASTGAALLHIHSSVLTVAQGARPGVNKAVVVVTDGSGGDDAAVPAQKIRDNGVSLFVVGIGDVQRQRLLQIAGSEERMISVSSYEDLKYFEDVLVQMLCSEVKKPVNLCNPNPCMNDGICILAGGNFRCRCQGYEGPHCEKRSRRPSSRGDLPRPAHLRNRSRQKKSHQELLHHYKLHRRRHAA